gatatgtaggAAATGCGTTAAACAACACAAGGCCCAAATCGTAATATAACTAAGGTGCTGCCTCTACCGGCCTGAAGTGTTTGTGCCGGAaactttaaaggggctgtactccgtttgatgaaatagcggaaaaaagaaaattgtcgaaaactgacataaacatggtatcgatgtgtacaatgcattcaAACTTACAAACTgaagtatatttacattttggtatctTTTTACAATTGCGATATCAAAGTGTAAAACactgtataaaataattgtcctgagattcgttacagaaaaaaatgaatttttggtGGCAATCAGGTGTACAGTCCcgttaaagtttatttaatgactaagtgaaatatactaggagtaaaagggaaacgttttttgtatatgttaatgaaactttttaaatgacaaacagTTCTATTGCTGTTAGtgatttatttagtatatacacaagcatttacaataataatgtatacagtatatataatgcattactatatattttatatgaagtttggagttattattattatttaaaggggctgtactccgtatgataaaatagcgaacaaaataagaaaattgtcgaaaactgacataaacttggcaccgatgtgtacaatgcattaaaacttactaaccgACGCGAAGAATTGTGTCATATAAGTTTCGTTTACGACTCAGCACATCAATATTACAGCATCGAGtatttccaaacattttccACAAGGTTTGAACGCGAAAACTATGATATCTCCAAGTTTCACTGTTAATGTTTCGCAGAAACTGACGGATTCATCAGGTCGTTAGTTTATGgttaaaccatttttaaatcaaactttaaatacGTTCTTCTGACATTATACAAAGAATATGATATTGCAACATGTTTATAGCACACGACTCACATTGAATGACACTGATTTATCATCGTAACACTTGCGAATTTGCAGTAGACCGTGCACAGACCAATTCAACAGTGTAAACCCTGTCAAAAGACACAAGGTTAGGTCCGAAAATACTAAGCGAGTGACTCATAACGTTTAACTTACATTTACATATCAAACTTTAAGCAATACTCGGTAAGTCGTATACAACATTCCttttatatttgcaaaaataaacacattgaatttatgtctttggtgtttatcCTGTGCCATTTAAAGGGGTTCATATTAAACTTTCGAcaactgggcttgtttctgcagATTTTCCCATAAGTATTGCATGATAAACCAGCGAAATTGATTACTACAACATCATATACGATCAATTACCGTCATTTCAACAACCTTTCTAATTCCTGTAATCTTTGTCTGAAACTCCCCAATTTCTAAGTGCCTTGTTAAGACTACTTATTTAATTTCTCCTTGATGGAAAGCGtctgttttaatttaaagtcgtCATTGTTCAGAACGTCCATTTAGTCAAAGAGTTATTTGAACTCAAAGTACTAACACATTCTACAATGTGTatgaacaaaattataaaacatacattaaaaggCAATTTCAGGATTTGAAGGTCAAAATATAATAACGTCGAATATTCCCTGTGATGTGTTGTCTAATAACACGCGAAATACGACAACGAACGCTAATTTGAATGAGTATTAACTGTATTCCGTTCCAAACATTGTGCATCATTTAaggataaaaaagaaattacatGGTTAGAACGTTTTCATAGCAGACCATATAATATATGAGGTTCAGGGCGAAATAGCCGGtcaattatatttacaaatctGCTATAATTTAGAAAAGGCTCTGATATGCTTGTGTTTATAATTGTCGTTAATAGCTTTCCATACGTTTAAATACTGTTATCGACAACATTATCGCAGTCAACTAATGCTACGTATTATTCATATTCAGTTTTCTCTGTCAAAATGTGGTCGGATTAATTCTCCGAAATTATATCAGGAATAATTCGTTGGAAATGTATTTTGCCATTGGGCAATGGCATTCGTTCCTTTTTGGTTATTgtcacatttaaataaatatgtaaaggGATTTGTGAATGTCAAcacttcatttatttgaaaagcaTAAGGTTATtaatagaaaaaacaaaacaaaaacctttGTGTTCCAGTGGTTTAGTTTATTTCATTGATCTGTCATATTGGCAACATGTTTGAGGTTATTGAAGTTGCGTTTCATTGAGCGTTCCAAGACGGTATTCCTATCTGTTGTTCAAAAAGATATAATTGCGATGCATGTGTGGTCGGCTTGTGGCGTACAATTAAAGTCTTTCGTGCAGCGGCATATGCATTAGGCTCTTTACCTTTGCCTCTAAAGAGAGTTTGTACCTTAATGCTCTAAATTTTACAGTATGGCTTGttttgtagttttcattgtttaattcatttggATTTCCAATTTGGgcatattcaaattaaaaatgtcatGGCGACACGAATGTGAATACGATTTTGCtcgaaattaaatcaaatatcgTTACCTACTTTGGAAATTTTTCACTAATATAAGaacagtatattttataatattgctCTTACTGGAATAGTGTAACATTTCGTTTATCCGTTATATTCCTATCTTTGAAAGTTGATGATGCGAACgcatataaattatgtaagaaTGAAATGACTGATGCATTATCCTGTCATACTCTCTTATGAACTTAGCGTTCGGATGCTTGAACCACTCGGCTTTACCTCGCTGATTTTAATCAATACGTATCGTAATTcatgttttatcaaacaattattattacatACGGTTTTCCACCTAATTAAACCATGGACCATACTACCATTCTCTCAATACTGTAAGGGACAATTCATATAATATCGATCCATACTTTCGAAAGGATATTTTTCCTATATAGTTATAACAAAGAACatagtatattatatatacactatGCATAATTTGTAAGAAATCCTTAAATATGGACACAACGTTTAACTATATCGCCCTTAAACTGGTTTGTAATCACAAACAATACAGAGCCTTTGGAAGGTATTGCATAACCATCGAATAtgaattagatttttttaaacaatcacaAAACATCGCACAGATATCGAAAGTACTCAAGTACATAGAGGTTCCACAATTGTTTCCGCATACTACAATGCAATAAGCCGAATGTACACGCTTTGTGCCTCTATTTGTCACAAAGACACGGCAATGATTTTGGATTGCGAAATTATGCGATGTCATTCGATTAAAGAAGGAAATCTGTATGAAAGTGGTATGACATGACACTAACGAGTCGCGGGATTCGTACAGTAGTGTTATAAACGGCGATATAATCACATTTGAATTTGGTCACTCTGCTACATATTGAAACAAGTTCGACTTCATTCCAATCATCTTTGAGACGAATTATAAGCAACGTAAATGGAAACATTAAGATTTGGACATATTGTTGCGGAACTGTTTACAAAACCAGTGTTTAATCATTAAAGGCTTTGGACCGGTCCACATGTGTcattatttacaacaaaatgtataaatatagacaataatcttttaaaatgattgctgTACCGTTGGCCATTCTTTTTACTTGAGTGCTTGTGGCGGCAAAGTGAGTTTAACATACAATCAATGACCATTCTATGACAAACTTGTTTCATATCTGATTATTTAAAGCACTAGAACGAGTTACGTAAATAACTATAAATGTACATTCTGtgcaatttaaattttacatagAACATTTCTGTGTTAATGTATTCTTCGCTACATTTAAAAGATCGTATTGAGTGTAATAAGTCTAATAAGTATATTAAGTCGTTTTCAGCCACAGTAGTCtgtttacattatatacattagTCACAAATGTTCGCATGTCGCTATCGTCTGGTaacaatggaaaatatttaattccTCACAATACTAATGTAAAGCCTTCTagcattcataaaatataaatgacaatcaTCAATACAGCAACATAACACAATTgacattaagacattatttttctgAAGCTCTTCAAACGTCGGTAGTGTTTATGTATATCctgaaaacaatgtttagtACCTATTGAGTTATACTACAATAATGATAATCAGTTTAACCAAGAGAAAGCATGCACGACAACGAGTTTAGCTGTTCATCCACATTTATTGGCACGTTTTAAGTGCATGATGGTATCCCTGTTACTTCCCTCTATTTCTGTGACACCACAGTTCGTTCACTTTTATTGATACGATGATAAGGAGTACATGCCATCAGCCGTGGACATTGGGTTAAATAAAACTACAGTAGCGACCAGAACGTTTCAAAATGGTCACATAACTTATCAAAAATTACATCCAATGGTTTGTTAATCAAATGAGTTGTTTTTCATAGTATTTGccattttctctttttctgtAGCATTTGGTTCAACACAATAAATGTGTCGCATTGTTGCTAATTATGTGGTCGTAATGATTTGGTATTTAAATAGCCCTTATTCCGAAAAATGTAACAATTACTGGGATATACCAAAAGTCAGATAGGATGCACAAATTACAACAATTGCTAAAATATTGCCTATTCCATGCTATACGTGGTACAACGTGCCCAAGTGCGCTGGATTTATGTTGCGGTATCTTGCAGGCTTAAATGTTGCAGAATTGAacttcaattgttttcatatttattaatcGGCAAGAAGGCAACTATTGTAGAGAAATAAAACCAACAGGTAAGGGGTACATTATTGTAATATGTATGTTTAGTTGGAACCATTGTTTTACTTgtactttaaataaattttcgATCTAAAAAGATACGCATGattaacattgtttatatatttctaaGACACTGATAACATTTCCTTTCGAATGCCAATAAGGTTTGATATAGTTAAATTGactcttattttattttggcatcaaatgatattttttttacttttgatcaAATGGAGTAACATTACTTAAACTATTGAACAAACAGCAAACATCACCAAGAAGAAAGCGGAAAATCGAggcataacatattttaatattcaatagcaacaatactttaaaataatatctaaatatttcacaaatttatctGTGTTTTAAACAGAGCATGAAGTCACTGCTGCTACAAATCGCGCTACTATTGACCGTGACCTTGATCCTTATGGTTGAAGGGACGAAAAGGTTTCGGAGTGGCTGCTGCAAAAACTTGCGATGCTGGAAGAAACAAATGAAGTGTGAAGGCTTTGGAAGTAGCTGCAGGTTGTaaagtattaaatattattgcataaaatgtgttttcggtccgttatcgcgGTGCGTTTAAACgtaaaaacccgggcgttatcggtagaaaacgtgcattattcagtaagttcATTTGCCGTTAATGACGgcctttttgttttacattagtgctatcagggcccgcatcataacaatagACGCTGAGCgccctggtttctgaccgaaagtggTTCCGCGATGCAAACCTTTGCACAAAACTTATTTCAGCATGTATagctttatacaaatatataagagatgaaataaacaacatttaacttacatattttcttctgagtTGCCTTTTGCTGGCAATCTGAGGTGAGTATTTTATGCAATATGCTTCGCACCCGGGCTGTAAACCGTTTTGCGGGCCTTTACAGATGGTTACGACCTAAACAAGGTGTATTAACcctatatttgaatgtttagtAAAAAGTCGTAGATTATGTGACCAGTGGTAAagcgggtttatgtttaaactttttgctactgagcttgtttctgtaagtTTTCGCATGGATTTTGTTGAAACATGCGTTTGAAggtgaaaatacaaaaattgatttcaaaatgaatattaatagcATGTAATTATGCTTAACTTTCAGGTGCGTTGACGATGACTTTGTAATTGGCATAAGCGGGCCGAGAAACGTCATTGATCGGAAGGACCCTGCCGTCGCCAATGAATTGGTCGTAGAAGAATCTCATCCGAATAAAAAAGCAAGTCGAATTGTTGACGCCACGGTTGATGACAATGCTGAAATCAGGAGAGGGCCTTTTAAGGAAAAGAGCTATAGAGTCGACGATGACATATTTGAAGACAAGAACGGACCTTCTACAGTGTTTGACACAATGAATAATCTTGTCACCAATCTCAGGAAAGGAACAACAGAGCTTCCAAGATTCTTTATCGAAAAGAAGTCTGGTGTTGATATTAATACCAATGAAGTTGAGAAAGGAGATGCTACAGtgtttgaacttaaaaatgTTGGTATCAGTGATGGCATTGTCCAGCACAAGAGTGAACCACCGTATAAATTTTATAAGAGGAAGGACGAAAACGCTAATGAAAGAGAATGGGCGAATAGTTTGGTCGAAAGTGAAGTAAACACTAAGGCTGATATATCTAAACAAGGAAGTTACGGAGAAAAAGAGTTTCTCAACGACAAACAACGGACATACGAGAATTATGTTGTTGATAAGGATAAGCGCGTTCTAGCAATTCTAGCTCAGGTACTTCGACGGTTGAGGGGTGCTCAAAAGAAAAGAGAAGGAGGACAGGTCAATGCTG
The Mya arenaria isolate MELC-2E11 chromosome 12, ASM2691426v1 DNA segment above includes these coding regions:
- the LOC128211960 gene encoding uncharacterized protein LOC128211960; its protein translation is MKSLLLQIALLLTVTLILMVEGTKRFRSGCCKNLRCWKKQMKCEGFGSSCRCVDDDFVIGISGPRNVIDRKDPAVANELVVEESHPNKKASRIVDATVDDNAEIRRGPFKEKSYRVDDDIFEDKNGPSTVFDTMNNLVTNLRKGTTELPRFFIEKKSGVDINTNEVEKGDATVFELKNVGISDGIVQHKSEPPYKFYKRKDENANEREWANSLVESEVNTKADISKQGSYGEKEFLNDKQRTYENYVVDKDKRVLAILAQVLRRLRGAQKKREGGQVNAASKVNNMQDSTPEGLEHDEIDKRKVNAHFKIAKFSGSATIANNPK